One window of the Babesia microti strain RI chromosome IV, complete genome genome contains the following:
- a CDS encoding DNA methyltransferase 1-associated protein 1 (overlaps_old_locusTagID:BBM_III09225) yields MDVNLKRPISDEESTHSIPTSVAIAITPQTPEKIAWRMCKFTNPARSDKLVLSHWERINVSSKAVSNDEVLPVYDEQNIVRHEYRFAKFNPVIKVYRYSDEFYNSHLKDDLGDWTRAETDWLMDLCETFELKFVIIHDKIKQKMPVTMEQVKQKYYSIAKKLMEHTFEERIRAEASKYKSLNHPAVVSIKEERNRHPMIKYTYNYEQDRERRNMFDRQYRISPESRQKEVDLVEEITKLELKIRKEEKKPFELKRLKKKFGVNQEDIIPTIPLHSIRPSKGASLASACVANHKAKLTPKNDETINKILESMNIQPPIVSSLAANELYCLIRSDAGILSNIRNKVESLSKELEHWKAIAAASDHKHMHLSLHPPAHGSLGGIEANFAPMTAPLQPLTIKTPEPAFDYTYLTRIDPRTDANKPDLPRTEAVRQERDVACLAGGGFYPSPADRSKVSVPSPQSSTASNQSTPQSQSLPQQLPQSHTSGTHPGMQFNYPPGIQNAYGMNAGSGINNMGNGMNMQQMYFQHMHQKRLLKVNPDRAASMMIPQNQLLSPNKLSYHISPSLGHLPSHIPPKHIMEARHMPQIHPHTQHQQMQQQGAHFGGKMPPLHLQQQFIHGSSMQSPKIIPPGHIQPSYIPPLYLPPPDMLQNSFHPKHSHPLTPQQHHHQQQQQIGRQMQFKSFPGNLFPHQNFHPGTLPGNHQGNISGPANNSVGNNLNRQNEG; encoded by the exons ATGGATGTTAACCTGAAGAGGCCAATTTCGGACGAGGAATCTACACATTCCATCCCTACATCTGTAGCTATCGCTATAACA CCCCAAACCCCCGAAAAAATCGCATGGAGGATGTGCAAATTCACCAACCCTGCCAGATCAGACAAACTTGTCCTATCTCACTGGGAAAGAATCAATGTTAGTTCAAAAGCCGTCTCTAATGATGAAGTTCTACCTGTATATGATGAACAAAACATCGTTAGACATGAATATCGCTTTGCAAAGTTCAATCCAGTCATCAAAGTATACCGCTACTCTGACGAATTCTACAATTCCCATCTCAAG GATGATTTGGGGGATTGGACCCGCGCTGAAACCGATTGGTTAATGGACCTTTGTGAAACGTTTGAGTtgaaatttgttataatacACGACAAGATTAAACAAAAGATGCCAGTGACAATGGAGCAGGTCAAACAGAAATATTATTCTATCGCAAAGAAGCTAATGGAGCATACATTTGAGGAAAGGATACGTGCTGAAGCGTCAAAGtacaaatcattaaatcACCCGGCAGTTGTTAGCATCAAGGAGGAGCGTAATCGTCATCCCATGATCAAATATACTTATAATTACGAGCAAGATAGGGAGAGACGTAACATGTTTGATCGCCAATATCGCATTAGTCCTGAATCTCGTCAGAAGGAAGTTGATTTGGTTGAGGAGATTACGAAATtggaattgaaaattaGGAAGGAGGAGAAGAAGCCTTTTGAATTGAAGCGCCTGAAGAAGAAGTTTGGAGTGAACCAGGAAGATATTATTCCC ACCATCCCATTGCACTCAATACGCCCATCAAAAGGCGCCTCATTAGCCAGCGCATGTGTTGCGAATCACAAGGCAAAACTCACACCTAAGAATGATGAAACTATCAACAAAATACTGGAATCAATGAACATTCAGCCTCCTATTGTGTCCTCATTGGCAgctaatgaattatattgtttaatacGTTCTGATGCTGGAATATTGTCCAATATAAGAAACAAAGTTGAGTCATTGAGTAAGGAATTGGAGCACTGGAAGGCAATCGCAGCCGCAAGTGACCATAAACATATGCATTTATCGCTTCACCCGCCAGCACATGGATCATTGGGTGGAATTGAGGCTAATTTTGCCCCGATGACAGCACCATTACAGCCGTTGACCATAAAAACTCCAGAACCAGCCTTTGACTATACATATCTAACACGTATTGATCCACGCACTGATGCTAATAAGCCAGATTTGCCTAGAACTGAGGCTGTAAGACAGGAAAGAGATGTGGCTTGCCTTGCTGGTGGCGGATTTTATCCATCACCTGCGGATAGGTCCAAAGTATCAGTGCCATCACCACAATCTTCTACAGCTTCCAATCAGTCCACGCCCCAATCACAATCTCTACCCCAGCAATTGCCTCAATCTCACACAAGTGGTACTCATCCAGGAATGCAGTTTAATTACCCTCCTGGTATACAAAACGCATACGGTATGAATGCAGGAAGCGGAATTAACAACATGGGCAATGGAATGAATATGCAACAAATGTACTTTCAGCATATGCACCAAAAGCGGTTGCTTAAGGTTAATCCCGACCGCGCTGCCTCTATGATGATACCTCAAAACCAGCTCTTATCGCCAAACAAACTTTCCTATCACATATCTCCCTCCTTAGGTCATTTACCTTCACACATACCTCCGAAACATATCATGGAGGCTAGACATATGCCCCAAATTCATCCACACACGCAGCACCAGCAGATGCAGCAACAGGGTGCTCATTTCGGGGGTAAGATGCCTCCCCTACACCtacaacaacaatttatacACGGTTCGTCGATGCAATCGCCCAAAATTATTCCACCTGGGCACATACAGCCTTCATACATTCCACCTTTATACTTGCCTCCCCCTGATATGCTCCAGAATTCTTTTCATCCCAAGCACTCACACCCACTCACCCCGCAGCAGCATCATCACCAACAGCAACAGCAAATAGGGCGGCAAATGCAATTCAAAAGTTTTCCTGGGAATCTTTTTCCTCaccaaaattttcaccCAGGAACTCTTCCTGGTAATCATCAGGGCAATATCTCTGGCCCTGCCAATAATTCGGTCGGAAACAATCTTAACAGGCAAAATGAGG